From Enterococcus mediterraneensis, the proteins below share one genomic window:
- the dinB gene encoding DNA polymerase IV codes for MSELQFPLKNDTSRKIIHIDMDAFFASVEERDNPELAKHPLVIARHPSDTGGRGVVTTANYLARQYGIHSAMSAQKAYELCPQAIFVPGNHEKYREVSQQVREVFQRYTDLIEPMSIDEAYLDVTENKVNSRSAIKVARMIQRDIWRETHLTCSAGVSYNKFLAKLASDFQKPRGLTVVTPEDAVEFLKELPIEKFHGIGKKTVPKMHELNIFTGADLYQKSEMELIRYFGKMGYSLYRKVRGIHDSPVKVTRERKSVGKEHTYGNPLTTEEEVLTQLRQLSEKVDFSLKRVQKHGKTIVLKVRYTDYSTITKRVTLPTYVSKKEAIFSQASLIWEEILGLEKGIRLLGITVTNLDPVTYENIRLPLWGESEQDF; via the coding sequence ATGTCGGAATTACAATTTCCGTTAAAAAACGATACTTCTAGAAAAATCATCCATATCGATATGGATGCGTTTTTTGCTTCGGTAGAAGAACGGGATAATCCTGAATTAGCAAAACATCCATTAGTGATCGCCCGCCATCCCAGCGATACAGGCGGGCGCGGGGTCGTGACCACCGCCAATTATCTCGCCCGTCAATATGGTATCCATTCAGCAATGAGCGCGCAAAAAGCCTATGAATTATGCCCGCAAGCGATTTTTGTGCCAGGAAATCATGAGAAGTATCGAGAAGTTTCCCAGCAAGTTCGTGAAGTCTTCCAGCGATACACCGATCTGATCGAACCGATGTCCATCGATGAAGCCTATTTGGATGTCACTGAAAACAAAGTCAACAGCCGGTCTGCCATCAAAGTCGCTCGTATGATCCAGCGGGATATTTGGCGGGAGACGCACTTAACTTGTTCGGCAGGCGTCAGCTACAATAAATTTTTAGCGAAGCTTGCGTCAGATTTTCAAAAACCGCGGGGATTGACAGTCGTTACACCAGAAGACGCGGTGGAATTTTTAAAAGAACTGCCTATTGAGAAGTTTCACGGTATTGGTAAGAAGACCGTACCGAAAATGCATGAACTGAATATTTTTACCGGCGCTGATCTCTATCAAAAAAGCGAGATGGAACTGATCCGGTATTTTGGGAAAATGGGGTATTCCTTGTATCGAAAAGTAAGAGGGATCCATGATTCTCCTGTCAAAGTGACACGGGAACGCAAATCGGTAGGGAAAGAGCATACATATGGTAATCCGCTGACTACAGAAGAAGAAGTCTTAACTCAGTTGCGGCAGCTTTCTGAAAAGGTCGATTTTTCCTTAAAACGGGTCCAAAAGCATGGGAAAACGATAGTCCTAAAAGTCCGCTATACAGATTATTCCACTATCACCAAACGTGTGACTTTACCGACATATGTTAGTAAAAAAGAAGCGATTTTTTCTCAAGCCAGTCTGATTTGGGAAGAGATTTTAGGACTAGAAAAGGGGATCCGACTGTTAGGGATCACGGTGACCAATTTGGATCCTGTGACTTATGAGAACATCCGGCTGCCGCTCTGGGGAGAAAGCGAGCAGGACTTTTAA
- the rsmI gene encoding 16S rRNA (cytidine(1402)-2'-O)-methyltransferase: protein MKKQRSFKDQQTGILYLVPTPIGNLEDMTFRSVRTLKEVAWIASEDTRNTQKLLNHFEIETPQKSLHEHNYRERIPQLLELLKKGDSIAQVSDAGMPSISDPGHELVVACIEEEIPVVSLPGPTAGLTALIASGLSPQPNVFYGFLPRKKKEQVQALEALKAEKSTLIFYESPYRIGGTVKQIADVFGSERQAVICRELTKIHEEYLRGSLAELADYLEENEIKGECCLLVSGNEGEETAAAVVTDKSLKEQVEELVQEGMKPNAAIKEVAQRNQVKKQVVYKEFHGIE, encoded by the coding sequence ATGAAAAAACAGCGCAGTTTTAAAGACCAGCAGACGGGTATCTTGTATCTAGTTCCCACACCTATCGGTAATTTAGAAGATATGACTTTCCGCAGCGTGCGGACTTTAAAAGAAGTCGCTTGGATCGCTAGTGAGGATACTCGGAATACGCAAAAATTACTGAATCATTTTGAGATCGAGACCCCTCAAAAAAGCCTTCATGAACATAATTATCGTGAACGCATCCCGCAATTGTTGGAGCTATTAAAAAAAGGTGATTCCATCGCGCAAGTCAGTGATGCCGGGATGCCTTCCATCAGTGACCCGGGACACGAATTAGTGGTGGCTTGTATTGAAGAAGAGATCCCCGTCGTCTCCCTGCCAGGACCTACCGCGGGACTGACGGCATTGATCGCTTCGGGATTATCGCCGCAGCCGAATGTATTTTACGGTTTTCTTCCTCGAAAGAAAAAAGAACAGGTGCAGGCATTAGAGGCATTGAAAGCTGAAAAGAGTACCTTGATTTTTTATGAATCTCCTTATCGGATCGGAGGGACTGTCAAACAGATCGCTGATGTTTTTGGTTCGGAACGTCAAGCGGTGATCTGTCGCGAACTGACTAAGATCCACGAAGAATATTTGCGGGGAAGTTTGGCTGAACTGGCAGATTATTTGGAAGAAAACGAGATCAAAGGAGAATGCTGCTTATTGGTTTCTGGAAATGAAGGAGAGGAAACCGCCGCAGCTGTCGTCACAGATAAATCGTTGAAAGAGCAAGTAGAAGAATTGGTCCAAGAAGGCATGAAACCCAATGCGGCTATCAAAGAAGTAGCCCAACGCAATCAAGTGAAAAAACAGGTCGTCTACAAAGAATTTCATGGAATCGAATGA
- a CDS encoding DNA replication initiation control protein YabA, with product MDKRSLYDGLNKLELELENSLNQLGEMKLALQEIVEKNTTLELENQRLRDHVRELNQVAEAPAEKVKQELSKSRMNLEKIYEEGFHVCYDLYGSRREHDEPCAFCLEVIYRESGK from the coding sequence ATGGATAAACGCTCCCTTTACGACGGGCTGAACAAGCTCGAACTCGAATTAGAAAATTCTCTGAACCAATTGGGAGAAATGAAACTTGCATTGCAAGAGATCGTTGAAAAAAATACGACACTCGAGTTGGAGAACCAAAGGCTGAGAGATCATGTCCGTGAATTGAATCAAGTGGCGGAAGCTCCAGCAGAAAAAGTAAAACAAGAATTATCGAAATCGCGAATGAATTTAGAAAAAATCTATGAAGAAGGCTTCCACGTTTGTTATGATCTATACGGATCGCGACGGGAACATGATGAACCATGTGCTTTTTGTTTAGAAGTCATCTATCGCGAGAGCGGAAAATAG
- a CDS encoding PSP1 domain-containing protein: protein MVEVVGVRYREAGHIYYFSPGKSEYTYNEKVLVESQQAKQLATIAVPKKVMDADDLPDDLKPILSKATAKDIEKDVQNRRDAEKALKIGKKKVSAHRLEMKLIHVEYTFDRSKMIFYFTADGRVDFRELVKDLASEFRTRIELRQIGVRDEAKLLGGIGPCGRPLCCSTFLGDFIPVSIKMAKDQGLSLNPTKISGLCGRLMCCLKYENDSYEEAKKELPDYGKEILTPEGKGKVVGLNLLSRVVKVRLLGRETPVEYDYEELKDVVKAGDSNDHG, encoded by the coding sequence GTGGTAGAAGTGGTGGGGGTCCGCTATCGAGAAGCGGGGCATATCTATTATTTTTCTCCCGGCAAGTCTGAATATACGTATAATGAAAAAGTTCTGGTTGAGTCGCAACAGGCGAAACAATTGGCTACTATTGCTGTCCCTAAAAAAGTGATGGACGCAGATGATCTTCCTGATGATCTGAAGCCTATTTTGTCAAAAGCGACCGCCAAAGATATAGAAAAAGATGTACAAAATCGCAGAGATGCAGAAAAAGCGCTAAAGATCGGCAAAAAGAAAGTTAGTGCCCATCGTTTAGAGATGAAATTGATCCATGTGGAATATACATTTGATCGCAGCAAGATGATCTTTTATTTCACGGCAGATGGACGGGTCGATTTTCGCGAACTGGTCAAAGATCTGGCCAGTGAATTCCGGACCCGCATCGAATTGCGGCAGATCGGTGTGCGTGATGAAGCAAAATTATTAGGCGGGATCGGTCCATGCGGGCGGCCATTATGCTGTTCGACATTTCTGGGCGATTTTATCCCGGTCTCTATCAAAATGGCAAAAGATCAAGGCCTGTCTTTGAATCCAACGAAAATTTCTGGTTTATGCGGACGCTTGATGTGCTGTCTGAAATATGAAAATGATTCTTATGAAGAAGCAAAAAAAGAATTGCCTGATTACGGCAAAGAGATCCTGACGCCAGAAGGCAAAGGAAAAGTGGTGGGGCTCAATCTTTTGAGCCGCGTGGTAAAGGTGCGCTTGCTTGGCAGAGAAACCCCAGTAGAATATGATTACGAAGAATTAAAAGATGTTGTTAAAGCAGGTGACAGCAATGACCATGGATAA
- the holB gene encoding DNA polymerase III subunit delta', whose product MEERDFLAEYQPLVFSQLKKSVKHGRLAHAYLFEGDQGTGKAAMSRWLAKRLFCTDLQDDEPCNRCNNCRRIEQGEHPDVQIIQPEGQTIKVDQIRQLQAEFSKSGFESRQQVFIIQDADKMNASAANSLLKFLEEPPGSFLALLETDALGRILPTIQSRCQIIHFLPLAPEHLIEKLVKDGIGKESAQLLASLTNGYQKAVEIYQNEWFNGAKDTVMQWFTYLEKRDPQAFIYVQKRILPLAKEKEQQRLLLQMLLFYYRIKRDRSTESATESTRILELLLQAEQKLTANVSFQNVAEQLALRIIYQK is encoded by the coding sequence ATGGAAGAACGCGATTTTTTAGCTGAATATCAGCCGCTTGTTTTCTCGCAATTAAAAAAAAGTGTGAAGCATGGGCGTTTGGCTCATGCTTATCTTTTTGAAGGCGATCAGGGAACCGGTAAAGCGGCAATGAGCCGCTGGTTGGCTAAGCGCTTGTTTTGTACAGATCTGCAAGATGATGAGCCTTGTAATCGTTGCAACAATTGCCGTCGTATCGAGCAGGGAGAACATCCTGACGTTCAGATCATCCAACCGGAAGGACAAACGATCAAAGTCGATCAGATTCGGCAGCTGCAGGCGGAATTTTCAAAAAGCGGCTTTGAAAGCCGCCAACAAGTCTTTATTATTCAAGACGCTGATAAAATGAATGCTAGTGCCGCCAACAGCTTGTTGAAATTTTTAGAAGAGCCGCCTGGAAGCTTTTTGGCGCTTTTAGAGACAGACGCTTTGGGAAGGATCTTACCCACGATCCAATCCCGCTGTCAGATCATCCATTTTTTGCCATTGGCTCCTGAACATTTGATTGAAAAACTGGTAAAAGACGGAATCGGCAAAGAATCCGCCCAACTTCTGGCAAGTTTGACAAATGGTTATCAAAAAGCAGTTGAAATCTACCAAAATGAATGGTTTAATGGTGCTAAGGATACTGTTATGCAATGGTTTACTTATTTGGAAAAACGTGATCCACAAGCATTTATATATGTCCAAAAACGTATTTTACCTTTAGCAAAAGAAAAGGAACAACAGAGATTATTACTTCAGATGTTGTTATTTTATTATCGGATAAAACGTGATCGAAGCACAGAATCTGCAACAGAAAGTACACGTATTTTAGAATTACTGCTGCAAGCAGAACAGAAATTGACAGCGAATGTTTCGTTTCAAAATGTTGCAGAACAGCTTGCACTGCGAATCATTTATCAAAAATAG
- a CDS encoding cyclic-di-AMP receptor: MKLIMAIVQDKDSNRLANEFIDANIRATKLSSTGGFLKAGNSTFIIGIDDERVEETLELIKKTCQSRKQYVSTPMSLDISLDGQVPYPVEVEVGGATVFVLPVEGFHQY; encoded by the coding sequence ATGAAACTAATTATGGCTATTGTTCAAGACAAGGACAGCAATCGTTTGGCAAATGAATTTATCGACGCGAATATTCGTGCGACGAAACTTTCTTCCACCGGCGGATTTTTAAAAGCCGGCAACAGCACCTTTATTATCGGGATCGATGATGAACGGGTAGAAGAAACATTAGAATTGATCAAAAAGACCTGCCAATCACGCAAACAGTACGTATCGACACCAATGTCTTTAGATATTTCATTAGACGGACAAGTTCCTTACCCTGTAGAAGTAGAAGTTGGCGGAGCAACTGTTTTTGTATTGCCAGTTGAAGGGTTTCATCAATATTAA
- the tmk gene encoding dTMP kinase, whose translation MNGLFITIEGPDGAGKTSVLNELYPRLQLLAKRPIVKTREPGGVKISEKIRKIILDPANGEMDERTEALLYAAARRQHLVEVILPALEQGKIVICDRFVDSSLAYQGAGRRIGIPEIEKINNFAIEGTKPDFTLYLDVDSDTGLQRIARSRHGKADRLETESLEFHQRVRHAYLKLAEEDPVRIHKVDGRMSLQEVVEASFTAITETYPEYF comes from the coding sequence GTGAATGGATTGTTTATCACGATTGAAGGACCCGATGGCGCAGGCAAAACCAGTGTATTGAATGAATTGTATCCACGGTTGCAACTATTAGCAAAACGCCCGATCGTAAAAACCCGGGAACCGGGTGGAGTAAAAATTTCAGAAAAGATCCGTAAGATTATCTTAGATCCGGCAAATGGGGAGATGGATGAACGGACAGAAGCATTATTGTATGCCGCTGCTCGTCGTCAACATTTAGTGGAAGTCATTCTTCCCGCTTTAGAACAAGGGAAAATCGTGATCTGTGATCGATTTGTTGACAGTTCTCTGGCATACCAAGGTGCTGGTCGGCGGATCGGGATTCCGGAAATCGAAAAAATCAATAATTTTGCAATCGAAGGCACAAAACCTGATTTTACGTTATACTTAGATGTAGATTCGGATACAGGCTTGCAACGGATCGCCCGTTCACGTCATGGCAAAGCGGATCGCTTGGAAACGGAAAGTTTAGAATTTCATCAGCGTGTACGTCACGCATATTTGAAATTAGCGGAAGAAGATCCGGTACGCATCCACAAAGTTGATGGACGAATGAGTCTGCAAGAAGTCGTGGAAGCGAGCTTTACAGCAATCACCGAAACCTATCCCGAATATTTCTAA
- the recR gene encoding recombination mediator RecR has translation MQYPEPIAKLIDSYMKLPGIGQKTATRLAFYTIDMKDEVVNEFAKSLLSVKRDLHFCSICGNITEDDPCEICANPNRDRGTILVVEEPKDVMALEKMREYHGLYHVLHGVLSPMEGTGPEDINIASLIQRLHDAEVKEVIIATNATTEGEATAMYLSRLIKPAGIKVTRLAHGLSVGSDIEYADEVTLLKAVEGRREL, from the coding sequence ATGCAATACCCAGAACCAATTGCAAAATTGATCGACAGCTATATGAAACTGCCGGGTATCGGTCAAAAGACTGCGACTCGGTTAGCTTTTTATACCATCGACATGAAAGATGAAGTCGTCAATGAATTTGCGAAATCGCTTTTGAGCGTGAAACGCGATCTGCATTTTTGCAGTATCTGCGGGAATATTACAGAAGATGACCCTTGCGAGATTTGTGCCAACCCTAATCGCGACCGCGGGACGATCTTAGTGGTGGAAGAACCAAAAGACGTGATGGCGCTAGAAAAAATGCGGGAATATCATGGTCTTTATCATGTGCTTCACGGTGTTTTGTCGCCGATGGAAGGAACCGGACCAGAAGATATCAATATCGCCTCTTTGATCCAACGGCTGCATGACGCGGAAGTAAAAGAAGTGATCATCGCTACTAATGCAACAACAGAAGGGGAAGCAACAGCAATGTATCTTTCTCGTTTGATCAAGCCAGCGGGCATCAAAGTGACACGGTTAGCTCATGGGCTTTCAGTGGGAAGCGACATTGAATATGCGGATGAAGTCACTTTGTTGAAGGCTGTCGAAGGTCGTCGCGAGCTTTAA
- a CDS encoding YbaB/EbfC family nucleoid-associated protein gives MMRGMGNMQGMMKQVQKMQKEMVKAQEALNEQEFIGESTSGYVKATFTGDRKMKEIAIAPEIVDPEDPEMLQDLVIMAVNDALAKVEKETEKTMGKYTKGLPGF, from the coding sequence ATGATGCGTGGCATGGGAAATATGCAAGGTATGATGAAACAAGTACAAAAAATGCAAAAAGAAATGGTGAAGGCCCAAGAAGCCTTGAATGAACAAGAATTTATCGGAGAATCGACAAGCGGTTATGTGAAAGCGACCTTTACCGGTGACCGTAAAATGAAAGAAATCGCGATCGCACCAGAAATCGTTGATCCAGAAGATCCAGAAATGTTGCAAGATCTTGTGATCATGGCGGTTAATGATGCGTTAGCAAAAGTAGAAAAAGAAACGGAAAAAACTATGGGTAAATACACGAAAGGTTTACCTGGGTTTTAA
- the dnaX gene encoding DNA polymerase III subunit gamma/tau, whose translation MAYQALYRVWRSQRFDDVVGQKAITQTLKNAIVQEQISHAYLFTGPRGTGKTSAAKIFAKAINCPNSHDGEPCNHCDICRSITAGTQEDVIEIDAASNNGVEEIRFIRDRANYAPTNAKYKVYIIDEVHMLSTGAFNALLKTLEEPRKNVVFILATTEPHKIPATIISRTQRFDFKRIDTQDIVGHLIHVLKESNIDFEEEALYVIARAAEGGMRDALSILDQAISFSNEKVTLQDAMEVTGSLTYEMMDQFIHSCYTSDSAQALTELQEMLASGKEARRLLENLLVYCRDLLIYQQAPKLLDEKSGHLTDAFKQLAAEVSAPIIYQWINILNETQNEVRFTNSPTIYLEVATVKLANTSPTAPQTVESVAGQAPAPYDNGEIRELKKQIETLQKEIQQLKTNPTVNHKNETVSPVSQTNRTKATTYRVPREQVFTVLREATKENLINVKNVWEDLLMSLSVTQRAVLRSSEPKAASPNGLVIAFDYEIVCQKAAGDQELELAIHNNISRMIPDYAPKPIYITDESWPQLRSDFVNGSAKSDDETEEPAPEKEDEEVVLKAQELFGNLAQIQND comes from the coding sequence ATGGCTTATCAAGCACTATATCGCGTATGGCGTTCGCAAAGATTCGATGATGTTGTCGGTCAAAAAGCGATTACCCAAACGCTGAAAAATGCAATCGTTCAAGAACAGATCTCTCATGCCTATTTGTTTACCGGGCCAAGAGGGACAGGGAAGACAAGTGCGGCCAAAATTTTTGCGAAGGCCATCAACTGTCCCAACAGCCATGATGGCGAGCCTTGTAATCACTGTGATATTTGCCGTTCCATCACAGCCGGTACGCAAGAAGATGTGATCGAGATCGATGCGGCCAGCAACAACGGCGTGGAAGAAATTCGTTTTATTCGTGATCGAGCCAACTACGCTCCTACGAATGCCAAATACAAAGTGTATATCATCGATGAAGTCCACATGCTTTCTACCGGTGCGTTCAACGCGCTTTTAAAAACGCTGGAAGAACCTAGAAAAAATGTGGTATTTATTTTGGCAACGACCGAACCTCATAAGATCCCGGCAACGATCATTTCTCGTACACAGCGCTTTGATTTCAAACGAATCGATACACAAGATATTGTTGGACATTTGATCCATGTGCTGAAAGAAAGCAATATTGATTTCGAGGAAGAAGCATTGTATGTGATCGCCCGTGCGGCAGAAGGCGGGATGCGGGACGCATTGAGTATTTTGGATCAGGCGATCTCTTTTAGTAATGAAAAAGTGACGTTGCAAGATGCGATGGAAGTCACAGGCAGTTTGACCTATGAGATGATGGATCAATTTATCCATTCATGTTATACATCTGATAGCGCACAAGCACTGACAGAATTGCAAGAGATGTTGGCATCAGGAAAAGAAGCGCGACGGTTACTGGAAAATCTATTAGTCTATTGTCGCGATCTGTTGATCTATCAACAGGCACCGAAACTATTGGATGAAAAATCCGGTCATCTGACAGATGCCTTCAAACAATTAGCCGCGGAAGTCTCAGCACCGATTATTTATCAGTGGATCAATATTTTGAATGAAACGCAAAATGAAGTCCGCTTTACGAATAGCCCGACCATTTATTTAGAAGTAGCAACGGTAAAATTAGCGAACACTTCACCAACAGCTCCCCAAACGGTAGAATCTGTCGCTGGACAGGCGCCTGCTCCTTACGATAACGGGGAGATCCGAGAGCTGAAAAAACAAATAGAGACGCTGCAAAAAGAGATCCAACAGTTGAAAACCAATCCAACTGTAAATCATAAAAATGAAACAGTATCTCCTGTTTCACAAACAAACCGCACTAAAGCGACTACTTATCGAGTACCGCGGGAGCAAGTGTTCACTGTGTTGCGGGAAGCTACCAAAGAAAATCTGATCAACGTCAAGAATGTTTGGGAAGATCTGTTGATGAGTCTTTCAGTCACACAACGGGCGGTCTTGCGATCCAGCGAGCCAAAAGCGGCAAGTCCCAACGGTTTAGTGATTGCTTTTGATTACGAGATCGTTTGTCAAAAAGCCGCGGGAGATCAGGAATTAGAGCTGGCGATCCATAACAATATCAGCCGTATGATCCCTGATTACGCGCCAAAGCCCATCTATATCACAGATGAAAGCTGGCCGCAGTTGCGGAGTGATTTTGTCAACGGTTCAGCAAAATCTGATGATGAAACAGAAGAACCAGCTCCCGAAAAAGAAGATGAGGAAGTTGTACTGAAAGCCCAAGAACTATTTGGCAATCTAGCACAAATCCAAAACGATTAA